Proteins from one Flavobacterium sp. N2038 genomic window:
- a CDS encoding dicarboxylate/amino acid:cation symporter: MEVKKINFLQSYSSILLLLGGIVVGSVFGLIFGEKVLVIKPLGDIFLNLLFTAIIPLIFFTIGSSIANLERTEKLGKLFIVMVLVFLTTLLISAIVMICAVYLFPIHQDIAITKVPFEEIQSGSAGDQIAKLLTANDFFELLSRKSMLALIIFSFLIGFATLQSGEKGNAFKSFLDSGNEVMKQLLNIIMKFAPIGLGAYFAYQVGVFGPQLFGIYAKPMAVYYAACVFYFFTFFSLYALIAGGKRAFKVFWSNNITPSLTAIGTCSSIATIPANLDAAQKMGIPAHVRNLVIPLGAPLHKDGSSMSSILKITFLFAMFGKDFTEPSTILLALGITIIVSIVEGGIPNGGYIGEVLAITVYGFPMEQALPVAMILGTLVDPIATLLNANGDVISSMLVSRFSEKTKW; the protein is encoded by the coding sequence ATGGAAGTTAAAAAAATCAATTTTCTACAAAGTTACAGCAGTATACTTTTACTTCTTGGCGGTATAGTAGTCGGAAGTGTTTTTGGGTTAATTTTTGGAGAAAAAGTTTTGGTCATAAAACCATTGGGAGATATTTTTCTGAATTTGCTTTTTACCGCTATTATTCCGTTGATTTTCTTTACAATTGGTTCTTCGATTGCTAATCTGGAACGAACAGAAAAACTGGGAAAGCTATTCATTGTGATGGTATTGGTTTTTCTGACTACACTTCTTATTTCGGCCATTGTCATGATTTGTGCTGTATATCTTTTTCCAATTCATCAGGATATAGCAATTACCAAAGTTCCGTTTGAAGAAATTCAATCAGGATCTGCTGGAGATCAAATCGCAAAATTGCTTACTGCAAATGATTTTTTCGAATTGTTATCTCGAAAAAGCATGCTGGCGCTGATAATATTTTCATTTCTAATTGGTTTTGCCACTTTACAATCTGGAGAAAAAGGAAATGCTTTCAAAAGTTTTCTGGATTCAGGAAACGAGGTTATGAAACAACTTTTAAACATCATAATGAAATTTGCGCCAATTGGTTTAGGAGCTTATTTTGCCTACCAGGTTGGTGTTTTTGGACCTCAATTGTTTGGAATTTATGCAAAACCTATGGCGGTTTATTATGCTGCCTGTGTATTTTACTTCTTTACATTTTTCAGTTTATATGCACTTATTGCTGGCGGAAAAAGAGCTTTTAAAGTTTTTTGGAGTAATAACATTACACCTTCTTTAACCGCAATAGGAACCTGCAGCAGTATTGCAACGATTCCGGCCAATCTGGATGCAGCACAAAAAATGGGAATTCCGGCGCACGTTCGAAATCTGGTTATTCCGCTCGGAGCACCATTGCATAAAGACGGTTCGAGTATGTCATCGATTCTTAAAATCACTTTTCTGTTTGCCATGTTTGGAAAAGATTTTACAGAGCCTTCAACCATACTTCTGGCATTAGGAATTACTATTATTGTTTCCATTGTAGAAGGCGGAATCCCAAACGGAGGTTATATTGGTGAAGTTCTGGCAATTACTGTTTATGGTTTCCCAATGGAGCAGGCTTTACCTGTTGCCATGATTTTAGGCACCTTGGTTGATCCAATCGCTACTTTGTTAAATGCCAATGGAGATGTGATTTCATCTATGCTTGTTTCAAGGTTTTCTGAAAAAACCAAATGGTAG
- a CDS encoding class I SAM-dependent methyltransferase: MKQEELQAIASQLKHPSGEKGIEMANMMHETNINMTRHSIQNLNISKGNKILELGHGNGGHLEFLFELAENLKYYGLEMSELMFQEARQINRNFVSQKQAFFSLYDGNKIPFETEFFDKIFTVNTLYFWQKPEELLSEIYRVLKPNGKFCLTFAEEDFMKTLPFTQFEFELYSTEKAQKLIEKTAFKIVHTESQTEKVKSKTGELVDRAFTTIVLEK, translated from the coding sequence ATGAAACAAGAAGAATTACAAGCCATTGCCTCTCAATTAAAACATCCATCGGGAGAAAAAGGAATCGAAATGGCCAATATGATGCACGAAACAAACATCAATATGACTCGGCATTCCATCCAAAATCTAAATATATCCAAAGGAAATAAAATTTTGGAATTGGGTCACGGAAACGGGGGACATCTGGAATTTCTTTTCGAACTGGCTGAAAACCTAAAATATTACGGACTTGAAATGTCTGAACTAATGTTTCAGGAAGCACGCCAGATTAACCGAAATTTTGTTTCCCAAAAACAAGCTTTCTTCTCGCTTTATGATGGAAACAAAATTCCGTTTGAGACTGAATTTTTCGATAAAATATTTACAGTAAATACGCTTTATTTCTGGCAGAAACCTGAAGAACTACTTTCAGAAATTTATCGGGTTTTAAAGCCAAATGGAAAATTCTGTTTGACATTTGCTGAAGAAGATTTTATGAAGACACTTCCGTTTACACAATTTGAATTTGAGCTTTACAGTACTGAAAAAGCGCAGAAACTAATTGAGAAAACAGCTTTTAAAATTGTTCACACCGAAAGTCAGACCGAAAAAGTAAAAAGCAAAACAGGAGAATTGGTTGATAGAGCTTTTACAACGATTGTTCTGGAAAAATAA
- a CDS encoding TonB-dependent receptor, translating to MQISKLLLLITILFTSLQGYSQKSKASLNGIIFTSPGKPAEGVSVALKGTVYTTLTNSKGEYRINAEAGNYTLLVTHIGYKTTEAAIFLKQGILSKQDITLEEDMAALNEVAVIGKSRVQRVREQAYNITAVDLKKTYNTSADLNQVLNKTTGVRIREYGGLGSAFNFSLNGFSGNQVKFFLDGVPMDSYGSALTLNNIPVNMAERIDVYKGVVPIELGADALGGAVNIVTNKNVNRYVDASYSYGSFNTHRAAVNTRFSGRDGFIANVNAFANYSDNDYKVDVSVVDKNTSKFLPEQQYKHFHDAYKSGTIMAEAGFKNKSFADYLLVGFAVAGNKKEIQQGRTMQKVVGQAFTDSESFITSLKYKKDNLFTKGLSLNVNTTYALVNNRSVDTSSRVYDWTGNYVYRQFAGANDKGELGNKTIYVYDEANSQVTSNLKYELSKQHSIAFNYTYLGYTRKETDEYLKVVELGKPSIDKNILGFGYNFSGLENRLAISAFGKMYDLSTKMIANSITQSASSTNYGYGATSAYHLSDKLQIKGSYEHAYRLPSATEMLGDGLTINSNIGLKPESSDNANLGLAFLTQQNKNHFSAETSLIYREAKDFIREKQEGDKTVFENLQNVQITGVDGVFRYGYDELLTFEINGTYQKSLNKNKFKTGTTSPDALYDAQLPNVPIFFGNADLTFNFKNIKYQGDRLSVNASANYIDAFYLTWPVLGNLETKKAIPEQFTQNAMIAYSFLNGKYNLAFECRNITDVKVYDYFKVQKPGRAFSIKFRYFLQ from the coding sequence ATGCAAATAAGTAAGTTATTGCTCTTGATTACAATTCTATTCACTTCACTTCAAGGGTATTCACAAAAAAGCAAAGCTAGTTTAAACGGAATCATTTTTACCAGTCCTGGCAAACCTGCCGAAGGAGTTTCGGTAGCTTTAAAAGGAACAGTTTACACCACTTTAACCAATAGCAAAGGCGAGTACAGGATTAATGCCGAAGCAGGTAATTACACTTTACTTGTTACTCATATTGGTTATAAAACAACAGAGGCAGCTATTTTTTTAAAGCAAGGAATTCTGTCGAAACAGGATATTACACTAGAGGAAGATATGGCGGCTTTAAATGAGGTTGCCGTGATTGGTAAATCTAGAGTGCAAAGAGTACGTGAACAGGCTTATAATATCACAGCAGTAGATCTTAAAAAAACGTATAATACCTCTGCAGATTTAAATCAGGTTTTAAATAAAACAACCGGGGTTCGTATTCGGGAATATGGAGGATTAGGATCTGCTTTTAATTTTTCACTGAATGGATTTTCCGGAAATCAGGTCAAATTTTTTCTGGACGGAGTTCCTATGGATAGTTATGGTTCTGCGCTTACCCTAAATAATATTCCGGTTAATATGGCCGAACGAATTGATGTTTACAAAGGGGTTGTTCCAATCGAATTAGGTGCAGATGCATTGGGAGGAGCGGTTAATATTGTAACCAATAAAAATGTGAATCGTTATGTTGATGCTTCATATAGTTATGGTTCATTTAATACACACAGAGCAGCAGTAAATACAAGATTTTCAGGCAGAGATGGTTTTATTGCCAATGTTAATGCTTTTGCCAATTATTCTGATAACGATTACAAAGTTGATGTAAGCGTTGTAGATAAAAATACTTCAAAGTTTTTGCCGGAACAGCAATACAAGCATTTTCACGATGCTTATAAATCGGGAACCATAATGGCCGAAGCAGGATTTAAGAATAAAAGTTTTGCAGATTATTTGCTTGTAGGTTTTGCTGTTGCCGGAAATAAAAAAGAAATTCAGCAGGGGAGAACCATGCAAAAAGTCGTTGGACAGGCATTTACAGACAGTGAAAGCTTTATTACTTCCCTAAAATACAAGAAAGACAATCTTTTTACTAAAGGTTTATCACTTAATGTTAATACTACTTATGCTTTAGTAAACAATCGTTCTGTAGATACCTCTTCGAGAGTGTATGACTGGACAGGAAATTATGTGTACAGGCAATTTGCGGGAGCCAATGACAAAGGAGAGTTGGGCAACAAAACAATATATGTGTATGACGAGGCCAATTCGCAGGTAACATCAAATTTAAAATACGAGTTAAGTAAGCAACATTCGATAGCTTTCAATTACACGTATTTAGGATATACACGTAAAGAAACCGACGAATATTTAAAGGTTGTTGAACTTGGAAAACCCAGTATTGATAAAAATATTTTAGGTTTCGGTTACAACTTTAGCGGACTGGAAAACCGATTAGCCATTTCTGCTTTTGGTAAAATGTATGATTTGTCTACTAAAATGATTGCCAACTCGATTACCCAGTCAGCATCGTCAACAAATTATGGATATGGAGCTACTTCGGCGTATCATTTATCAGATAAACTTCAAATAAAAGGATCCTATGAACATGCATATCGATTGCCTTCAGCGACCGAAATGCTGGGAGATGGTTTAACAATAAACAGCAATATTGGTCTGAAGCCGGAAAGCAGCGACAATGCCAATTTAGGACTGGCATTTCTAACGCAGCAAAACAAGAATCATTTCAGTGCCGAAACCAGTTTAATCTACAGAGAAGCAAAAGATTTTATCAGAGAGAAACAAGAAGGAGACAAAACTGTTTTTGAAAATCTTCAAAATGTACAAATTACAGGAGTTGACGGTGTTTTTAGATATGGATATGATGAGTTGCTTACTTTCGAAATAAACGGAACCTATCAAAAAAGCCTGAACAAGAATAAATTTAAAACAGGAACAACCAGTCCCGATGCCTTGTATGATGCACAATTGCCAAACGTTCCAATCTTTTTTGGTAATGCAGATCTGACTTTTAATTTTAAAAATATCAAATATCAGGGTGACCGACTTTCTGTAAATGCAAGTGCAAATTATATCGATGCTTTTTACCTGACCTGGCCGGTTTTAGGAAATCTGGAAACTAAAAAAGCAATTCCGGAACAGTTTACTCAAAATGCAATGATTGCTTATTCTTTCTTAAACGGAAAATATAATCTGGCTTTTGAATGTAGAAATATCACTGATGTAAAGGTCTACGACTATTTTAAAGTACAAAAACCAGGAAGAGCCTTTTCGATTAAGTTCAGATATTTTCTTCAATAA
- a CDS encoding pyridoxal phosphate-dependent decarboxylase family protein, translating into MNSILQQDLNDFENILEKAKQQGIKFLNNLDTIPTSSKASVDPNQILNEFGLGSLETLKEFNERLAPLMVSSPGPRYLGFVTGGSTPASVVGDWLAAVYDQNTQAIKAQGGASALIEFETISLLLQLLALPETFLGGFVTGATMSNFTCLGVARQWFGKQSGKDFAKEGISIPVHILTATPHSSSVKCLSMLGIGSQNYTVVKTIEDNREAIDLVDLEEKIKQLNGQPFILISSAGTVNTADFDDFEAIGKLREKYKFWWHIDAAFGGFAAVSDKFKHLVEGWDGADSITIDCHKWLNVPYESAFYLIKKEHVMLQIETFQNSNAPYLGNPLENFNYLNVLPENSRRLRALPAWFSLKAYGKEGYKDIIENSTALALHFGNALIEAEGFELMAPIHLNNVCFTLKGNQNQENVSEFLARLNDKGKVFMTPTVYQNRKGIRASFVNWRTTENDIKIIIEEMKETLLDLEI; encoded by the coding sequence ATGAATTCAATACTGCAACAAGATCTAAACGATTTTGAAAATATCTTAGAAAAAGCAAAACAGCAAGGAATTAAATTTTTAAATAACCTGGATACAATTCCCACTTCGAGTAAAGCATCTGTTGACCCCAATCAGATTCTGAATGAATTCGGTTTAGGATCATTAGAAACACTGAAAGAATTTAATGAAAGATTAGCACCTTTGATGGTATCGTCACCCGGACCACGATATTTAGGGTTTGTTACAGGAGGTTCAACGCCGGCATCTGTTGTAGGTGATTGGTTAGCGGCAGTGTACGATCAAAATACACAGGCAATAAAAGCACAAGGTGGAGCTTCGGCACTTATAGAATTTGAAACAATTAGCTTATTGTTGCAGTTGTTAGCATTACCGGAAACTTTTTTAGGTGGTTTTGTAACCGGAGCAACAATGTCAAACTTCACTTGTTTGGGAGTTGCAAGACAATGGTTTGGAAAACAATCCGGAAAGGATTTTGCAAAGGAAGGAATTTCAATACCAGTTCATATTTTGACAGCTACACCACATTCCTCTTCTGTAAAATGCTTATCTATGTTAGGTATCGGAAGCCAAAACTATACTGTTGTAAAAACGATAGAAGATAATCGTGAAGCAATTGATCTGGTAGATTTAGAAGAAAAAATAAAACAGTTAAATGGTCAACCTTTTATTTTGATTTCGAGTGCAGGAACCGTTAATACAGCAGACTTTGATGATTTTGAAGCTATTGGTAAGCTAAGAGAAAAGTACAAATTCTGGTGGCACATTGATGCTGCATTTGGTGGTTTTGCAGCGGTTTCAGATAAGTTTAAACATTTGGTTGAGGGTTGGGATGGAGCAGACAGTATTACAATTGATTGCCATAAATGGCTAAATGTACCATATGAAAGTGCTTTTTATCTCATTAAAAAAGAGCATGTAATGTTACAGATTGAAACTTTTCAGAATTCTAATGCACCGTATTTAGGAAATCCGTTAGAGAATTTTAATTACTTAAATGTATTGCCTGAAAATTCCAGACGATTAAGAGCACTTCCAGCCTGGTTTTCTTTAAAAGCATATGGAAAAGAAGGATACAAAGATATTATTGAAAACAGTACGGCATTGGCACTTCATTTTGGAAATGCCTTAATTGAAGCAGAAGGTTTTGAATTAATGGCCCCAATTCATCTTAATAACGTTTGTTTTACATTAAAAGGCAATCAGAACCAGGAAAATGTAAGTGAGTTTTTGGCACGTTTAAATGATAAGGGAAAAGTATTTATGACACCAACAGTTTATCAGAACCGTAAAGGAATCAGAGCGTCTTTTGTAAATTGGCGTACTACAGAGAATGATATTAAAATTATTATAGAAGAGATGAAAGAAACACTTTTAGATCTGGAGATCTAA